The Panicum hallii strain FIL2 chromosome 5, PHallii_v3.1, whole genome shotgun sequence genome contains the following window.
TCATTTGGTGTAGTCGGTTGGTTTTGCTGCAGGTTTGCAGCAGTAAAATCACTATCTCCATGATGTAGGAATGATTTTGATATTGAGCTCTCATTTAGTAATGATGATGATTTGATATATTGTTTGCTATTGACCAGATATGTTTGAATTAATCTTGGTAGTGTCATTCCTAGGTAAGCCTTCCTAGGATGATGCCACCATTTATGCATCCCTGCAACTTTGTTTATGCCATGCTTGATGACCAACAAACTTTTAGTTCATTGCAGAGCATTAACTAGGACAATGGGCCTGCACACTTGTTTAGTTTCAAACATTTAAATCATAGTACAGTCCTGCAAAAGATAAGATAATATGTGATGATGATGTATGGACGTTTGGATGACATGCAGGCTGGATGGTGTAATAGTCAAGGCACTGTGGATGACTTAAAATCAAAGCTACATATGAGGCATGAGGGTGCAGTAAAGAGAGAAAGGGCAATTGCTTATGCTCTCTCTCACCAGGTATAATTTCTTGCAGCAATAATCTGGATTTGAAAAAAAATCATTGATTTTCCTCTTGTATGTCCTAATATTTGTTTCTGCAGCGGAGTTCAAGCCACAGTGATAGGCCTAGCTCTCCAGCTGTATCTCTCAGAAATCATGGAAGTAACAGGACCAATCAAAATTGGAGCTATTTTGATGGGTGGACGACAGCAAAACCGTGGGAGAGCCGCCTTATGGAGCAAACCCATACTGAACACTCCACCAATTCTCGGTGTTCAGAGAGCAATGAGGAGATGAATGCAGTCAGTTCAAAACTTTTAGATGTAAGCTCAGTCAAGATCAGAAGAAACAATATGACGACCAGGGTGGCAGCTAGACCTCCTTCCACAATATCTGCTTCTTCATCAGATTTTGTTTGTGATGCAAGCTCTCCATCGACTTCCTCAGTCACCCCAGTGTCTGGCACTAATTTCATGACATCAGAGAGAAGATCTGATTGTGGACACGGAGGTGGACCAAACTACATGAACTGGACTAAATCGGCCAAAGCAAAGTTGAATGGTTCTGGCACCCATAAGCCACCGCTTCAAAGGCAACGTTCTTCTGATCTGCATTGTAACAGCAGGACAGCATTATCTTCCGTAGATGTTCAAAGCACAGCTGGCTCCGAAGTTTCAGTTACTTCAAAGAGGTTGAACAGTTTGACCTTGAAAGGTCGAGGCACTAGAAGTTTGGACAAGGAGAATGATGGCCAGCCTATTGCCTTGTTTTAGaacttagggtgtgttcgtttccccTCAGAGGGCTCTAAAAAATATTAGAGTGCTCGCTCTCTCTAAAGAATCGCGGTCTCTAAACGAAGGACACTCGCGCGATTAGAGGCCGGACACTCGCGCGATTAGAGGCCGGTTCAGTGCCGggcctctaaactttagatgtTTCAGGCTTTAGACCCCGGAAACGAATGGACCCTTAGTACTTTTATTTTCCATAATGCTATATTTTAGGCATATTGATGTTGACTTGTATGTATGCTCTGATTTCAATGCCTCGTTGCTCGTTTTGGCACCATCTGCATTTCTGATGTACAAAAGGCTGAACTGCCTCTACCTGCTACTTCGGGGGTTCTAAACCACTGTTTTGGAGTCATGCAGGATGGTGATAACTAGTTAACGTACTTTTGTGCTGGATCAGCAGCAATGAATTGACAATTTCAGATGGGATAAGTCATAAGTGATGCAAACTTCTTTCTTGTTTGCTTTAAAAAAGCATAAGTCCTCTTGCCTTGCAGATTTCAAATATTTTCTTTTGGAAATAATATATATTTGAGACTTGTCAAATTGCTTCTTTGTCCACTCCTCTCGTTCAAAATACCTAACTAGACCAAATTTCAGATTAAAGATACAGAATTTGTTAGCGACTATTTTGACATATATATTACTGCTGTTCTGGTGAATCGTTGACTTGTTTAACTGTAATCACTTGATAGCAGAATATTTTTTTCTGAATTAGATATCCACAAACCTTCGGAGCGCATGATGCATGTCAGAGTTTATGCTTTTGTAAAGCATTACTATAGAGGATCCAATCTGCTGGGTATCATAGAATACGGTAAAGATATCTTTGGAGAATATTTTGTAGAGTGGCTGCAATCAGGATGCAGGAagagaagcagaaaaatgaagAATGCAGAGTGCAGTCAATCTGATATATTCTTTGATCCACCCCCAGTTTGCTATCATCCACTGACCTGCGCTCTAGTGCTCTACGCGCACGGCACTAGTGGCATTTTTCTCTGATCGAGTGGCAGTACAGCAGTTACCATCACTTTGCCAAAAATACCGAATCATTTTATCTTCTGCAGACTGCAATACCTTACCTGGTGTCGGCAGACGGCGACACATGTCTCTAGATCCACCGCAGAATCCTTCAGAATCTCCCATGGCCAATACTGTAATGGTGCCTGTGCGTGGTGCTTGGAGACAGAGGGCATCTACCATTTGGTGGACCTGGATCCTACGGTGTATTCAGGTCGGAAGATGTGTGTGTGCTCCGTGTGCTCGCGAGTCGCAACATCTCCAGCCATGATGAGCCCCTAGCGACTAAACAATTCACTGATGGCCTCCCTAATCCCTCGCAACCCCAGGCCGCTCGCAGTATGTTAATCTGACTGACGCGTTCCGCCTCTTGTCTTGTGCCGGCGCCCGGCCCCTGTACGCATCAGGAAGAAAGAGCGCCGCGGCGTCGTCGGACACCCTCGTGCTAAACAAAAACGGGGCGGTCGGTCCCGTGCTACGAGGACGAAGACGACAACGTCTCGTCCCAGAACAAGCTGCGATCCGTGTCAGGACGTGCCGTCTCCGGCACCCGCAGCACGGCAGGTTCGCCGAAGCTTCACCGGTGCCGTGCCGGTGGCGTCAGGCaacgaccgccgccgccgtgtcgCGCTCATGCCAGCAGGGACTGCAGGAATGTGGAGTGGATTTTGTGCAGCAGGCTGCTAGAGCATGTTTGATTAAGCAGCGGTGTCGGGAGGACGAGCCGAGGCTGAGAAGCGCGCGGAGAGCCTGCCCCAGGAAGGCAGGAACAGTCGTGGTCGGCCAAGCCAAGGCTCGAGGCAGATGCGGCAGGTTTGATGAACAACTCGATCGGGCCGGTGAAACTGCCTGCTGGTCCGAGTCTTCGTGTTCCGACTGGTGATTGCTGCTGATGAAACCCTGGCACCACACTTGACAAATGAAAACATAAGCTCGCTCGACCTGTTGCCATGGTCAAGGTCATCAACAGGCTGATGTCAGTGACGGGGCCCTCGCATCCTTGTTCCTGAATAATAAGCAATCGCAGGATAAGCAGCAGGTAAGAATTTACAGTGGCAAGTTTACTACGGGGTATGCCAAACATCTTTCAGCGAGGAAGAACTTTTCTAGAGCATCTCCATTAGATTATTCATCTCTCATACTCTATATATTTTCTCTCTCCATCAGCAATAACACCTTTTGTATTTTTGACAGTTAATGCTATAGCAGATTACTCAATGGATAGAGTGGAGGAATGAATCTCCGGAAGAGGGAGGTATGTTTTGATGATCACCAAAAATATTTCGGTATTAGCGATGGATTTGGTAATATGTTGGAGCATCATCTACTACCAAAAGGATAATTTTTTATATTAGGGAGAGACATAATTAATCTGCTCTTACATATCTGATCTCGAGTGCACCAGTCAATCCTCCGGGATATATGCTTCCATTAAAGAAAGTCACCGCATGTAATTTCGGATGCCTCTATCATAGTGTGGCACTTGGCTCTTATCCTAGAAATTGCTGTTGTGTTGTGCCGGTTCTATCCAGGGGGAAAGCATTCAAGATTCCCTTTGAATGCTTTCACGCGCACCATGCTGTATGTAGAGTGTGCTTGGAGCACAGCACATTGACGTATTCGTGGATGAAAGAACCTGCCAAAGCCCGATTTTTCCTAAGCGAAAAGAGGAAGACAACTTGTGAAGCCCAAGGACTCCGTTCTGAGAGGGGGCAGGTGGCAGGGACCAAACTGCAAGATCTGCACCCTGACATGTGGGCTCCCCGTGGTGCAATCTGTGGCCCGTTCGGGTTGACCCGGCAAATTAATTACGCGATTAATAAACAGCCGCGATCGCGTCGCGTGACAACTGACAAGAGAAGCCTCGATGGATGCCGCCTTCATTTGAagctcaccccccccccccccccccaaaagcGGATAGCACGCGCACGCAGAGGCGAAGCCGAACACCCcttccccgccccgccgccgccgcccgccccgcgctTCTACGCCATGGGCGACACCAGCGCGGCGgacgcgccggcggcgagcaggtTCGGCAGGATCTGCGTCTTCTGCGGCAGCAACCCCGGCAACCGCGCGGTCTTCGGGGACGCCGCGCTCGGCCTCGGGAAAGAGCTGGTAATGCGCCGCCAgtggcgaccgcggccggttcAGAATTTCGATTGCTTCGCTTGCTTCCTTTCTAGCTCACGCTCGCCGTGGCGGGATTCCGCGGGTTCATTCCCTTTGCAGGTGGCGAGGGGGATCGATTTGGtctacggcggcggcagcgtcgGGCTCATGGGCCTGATCGCGCAGACGGTTCTTGATGGAGGCTGCAGTGTCCTCGGGTACCCACTTACCTGCTGCACCTTGAGAATTCTGCCTCTCTTCAGTTCTCCAACACCAACACATGAATACTTCATGTTCGAATCTGTAATCTGTCTCACGTGCTGCTGTTCTGTTTGATCCGTTTGCAGGGTGATTCCAAGAGCACTCATGCCGCTTGAGGTGTGAATTAAATATTAACCGTCCCTTTTGGTTGTTCTTTCTTTGTGGACGCCTAGAAATATCAATTCCAGTATAATTCTGCTCTAGCGGCTAACTGGTTCATAAGATTGAATGATCTTTAACTAACTGCAAAACAATTCTCAGTTAAGAAACAGAGTTTGTTTCGCGTTCGGTTTTGTACTTGCTGACAGATGGTTCATTTGAATCATATCTATGCATTTGACCGTGGATGCCTGTTTTACGAAATTTTCGTCAATCTGCTGTAGCAGCTCATGTAGTGCTATGTCAGTAGTGCTCTCCAAGTCACCATTTGATTCCTGAGGTTTGTTGGCCCAGATTGATTCACCTTTGCTTCGGGGGTTAGCAATAGGTGAATAGGTGATCACTAAGGAGATGGAACTAGGATTTAGGGGAGGCGAGTTGGAGTTGCAGCCGATCAATTTAGACTTTAGAGCTGTACAACTTAGAATTTTAATGTCTGCCACTGGGTAGATGTAATTATAGAATGTGTAACTTGCCAACAAAACATCTCAAGTTGAGAGGGGGAAAAGTGAGAGGCATAAAATTTCTTTTAGGCGGTAGAGGATAGGTTTTGAATGATTGTCTATATGTAGCTCAAAAACTAAACACTGGAGTTAGGAACTTGGCAAAGGCAATTAGGCAAACAAGCACGCTATTTCTAGGTTCTTGTTCCAACTTGAACCTGGAGTCCTGGACAGCATTTTTAAACATGTCTTGCTGTGGAAGTGCTAGATATACCTGAGGAATGGAGATAGAAGAGATCTGAAACTATGGCCTACTTTCAGTACTCTGTATAACCCATTTGGAACAACAAATTTTCCCCCTCAAACTAGATATCCGGTGCTAGCGTTGGAGAAGTAAAGATTGTCTCCGACATGCACGAAAGGAAAGCTGAGATGGCACGGCAAGCTGATGCCTTCATTGCTCTTCCTGGTACACAATTTTCATCTTTTTCTCTAGTACATACTGACAGAGTGACAGGGACTTCAATTTAATTTGATATGTTCACATGACAATGACAACTTTCTGGACATCAGGAGGGTATGGAACAATGGAAGAGTTGTTAGAGATGATAACATGGTCACAACTTGGAATTCATGACAAACCAGTGAGTATTACTACATGGCTGTGAACAAATAACTTAAGGGCCACTGAACAAGTTAACTTATCTTGACATACTGCAGGTTGGATTGCTAAATGTTGACGGTTACTATGACCCATTGCTCATGCTATTTGATAAAGGGGCGACGGA
Protein-coding sequences here:
- the LOC112895006 gene encoding protein IQ-DOMAIN 1-like, yielding MGASGKWIRTLVGLRPAAERERPGGAGKGRKWSRLWRSSSSQRGSSAAPSEAPSEASSAADALTSSVVAAVVRAPPRDFRVIRQEWAAVRIQSAFRAFLARRALRALRGIVRLQALVRGRRVRKQLAVTLKCMNALVRVQERARDRRARISADGRDSQDILDDRTGRADPVKEAEAGWCNSQGTVDDLKSKLHMRHEGAVKRERAIAYALSHQRSSSHSDRPSSPAVSLRNHGSNRTNQNWSYFDGWTTAKPWESRLMEQTHTEHSTNSRCSESNEEMNAVSSKLLDVSSVKIRRNNMTTRVAARPPSTISASSSDFVCDASSPSTSSVTPVSGTNFMTSERRSDCGHGGGPNYMNWTKSAKAKLNGSGTHKPPLQRQRSSDLHCNSRTALSSVDVQSTAGSEVSVTSKRLNSLTLKGRGTRSLDKENDGQPIALF
- the LOC112895407 gene encoding probable cytokinin riboside 5'-monophosphate phosphoribohydrolase LOGL1, whose translation is MGDTSAADAPAASRFGRICVFCGSNPGNRAVFGDAALGLGKELVARGIDLVYGGGSVGLMGLIAQTVLDGGCSVLGVIPRALMPLEISGASVGEVKIVSDMHERKAEMARQADAFIALPGGYGTMEELLEMITWSQLGIHDKPVGLLNVDGYYDPLLMLFDKGATEGFIKQDCRDIIVSAPTAHELLKKMEQYTRSHQEVAPRTSWEMSELGYGKAPES